One part of the Plasmodium yoelii strain 17X genome assembly, chromosome: 13 genome encodes these proteins:
- a CDS encoding geranylgeranyl transferase type-2 subunit alpha, putative: MHGRKANNYKEEYGKLEKVKELIPVVNDLIIKKKTSKYEKKYIQMSSTILRKCPYIQTLWNYRKEYFEFIKDEYLNRNEKIHNDPKAGDIEEKKSEEFKNELKEMMENENSMIEDILVKFSKCNELWFHKLWIIKYCIKNDLINLEHLLNELEYCKKSLYIDDRNYHCWNYRSYIISCINIYKKKTNENLPTNMGSVEINEDDKNKHVEQNVNNFNVQTSNCELSKLLIERNFSNFSAWFLKYSLKEELININEELELIKNAIFTDPSDQSLWEYYRWFLFKKGKYEEEIFFITLENNSLYIFFQNIVKINTDKSKCYDSQNEEICGEWDRQFIINNSGNKNLESYIYIFKVNENINLSNFSYLKLSICYYKYNIHTPQNINYEENVLQDLLIGYDHLIPNEKNQYNIIYEINFENFSKNSHFKLLLNYSKENNKEDQTLCKNNCVKPYTNLYKYINDTNIRLNLAKNVNFHLLNFELEQINELLCLESDCKYALFTKYEILKKLERFDELFEVIDKLKEIDNIRIEYYNDKESELRIQQKVYDYYRSSKIEDNDEILDLSGLNIENIIYPSLIEAFYIQKINLSNNILFESWSGKCTINFLYNLKELHLCNNKIKQLSTLMKNLYNLKLLEMLDVSNNELVKLDEELDKYEFDTPPLLKEINISNSNIVLLLNDKYKKINKLSNLHVTFKGVEVVLLK; this comes from the exons ATGCATGGTAGGAAagcaaataattataaagagGAATACGGAAAGTTAGAAAAGGTTAAAGAACTTATTCCTGTTGTTAATGatttaattataaagaaaaaaacatctaaatatgaaaaaaaatatattcaaatgTCATCGACAATTTTAAGGAAATGTCCTTATATCCAGACATTGTGGAATTACCGAAAGGAATATTTTGAATTCATAAAAGATGAATACTTAAACAGAAACGAGAAGATTCATAATGATCCGAAAG CAGGTGATATCGAAGAGAAGAAAAGTGAAGAATTTAAGAACGAGCTAAAAGAAATGATGGAAAATGAGAATTCAATGATAGAAGATATTTTAGTTAAATTTAGCAAATGCAACGAATTATGGTTTCATAAACTTTGGATAATTAAATATTGCATTAAAAACGATTTAATAAATCTTGAACATTTACTAAACGAGCTAGAATATTGTAAAAAATCACTTTATATAGATGACAGAAATTATCATTGCTGGAATTATCGATCTTATATAATATcttgcataaatatatataaaaaaaaaacaaatgaaaaCTTACCAACAAATATGGGGAGTGTtgaaataaatgaagatGATAAAAACAAACATGTAGAACAAAATGTGAACAATTTTAATGTTCAAACATCTAATTGTGAATTATCAAAATTACTTATTGAACGCAATTTTTCGAATTTTTCTGCAtggtttttaaaatattctcTAAAAGAggaattaattaatattaatgaagAGTTGGAGTTAATAAAGAATGCAATATTTACGGATCCATCTGATCAAAGTTTATGGGAATACTATAGATGgtttctttttaaaaaagggaaatatGAAGAAgagatattttttattactttagaaaataattctctctacattttttttcaaaatattgttaaaataaatacagaCAAATCAAAATGTTATGATTCCCAAAACGAGGAAATATGTGGTGAATGGGATAgacaatttattattaataacagTGGAAATAAAAACCTTGAGtcttatatatacatttttaaagttaatgaaaatattaacttGAGTAATTTTAGTTATTTAAAATTGTCAATatgttattataaatataatatacatacgcctcaaaatataaattatgaagaAAATGTATTACAAGATTTGTTAATTGGTTATGATCACTTAATcccaaatgaaaaaaatcagtataatattatatacgaaataaattttgaaaatttctCAAAAAATTCCCAttttaaattgttattaaattatagtaAAGAAAATAACAAAGAGGATCAAAcattatgtaaaaataattgtGTAAAGCCATATACCaatttgtataaatatataaatgatacaAATATACGCTTAAATCTagcaaaaaatgtaaattttcatttattaaattttgagCTTGAGCAAATTAATGAATTGTTGTGCTTAGAAAGTGATTGCAAATATGCACTATTTACAAA ataTGAAATTCTAAAAAAACTTGAAAGATTTGATGAGCTTTTTGAAGTtattgataaattaaaagaaattgATAATATTAGGAtagaatattataatgataaGGAATCTGAACTACGAATACA aCAAAAAGTTTATGATTATTACCGAAGCTCCAAAATTG aAGATAATGATGAAATTCTCGATCTAAGTGGATTAAATATAGAGAACATAATTTACCCCTCCTTGATTGAAGCATTTTATATCCAAAAAATTAACCTATCAAATAACATCTTATTCGAATC GTGGTCAGGAAAATGcacaataaattttttatataacttAAAGGAGTTACATTTGTGCaacaacaaaataaaacagCTGAGCACCCTTATGAAGAATTTGTATAACCTAAAACTGTTGGAAAT GCTTGACGTAAGCAACAACGAATTAGTAAAATTGGACGAAGAACTGGATAAATATGAGTTTGACACCCCCCCTTTACTAAA ggAAATAAATATCAGCAATAGCAACATCGTATTGTTGTTAAATGacaaatacaaaaaaataaataaattgagCAATCTTCATGTTACTTTTAAAGGTGTAGAagttgttttattaaaataa